From Moraxella sp. K1664, one genomic window encodes:
- the recA gene encoding recombinase RecA — protein MEGNKEKALQMALAQIEKAFGKNTIMNLGDESIKVDVETISTGSLGLDIALGIGGLPKGRIIEIFGPESSGKTTLTLQAIAECQKQGGKCAFIDAEHALDPIYAKKLGVNLNELMVSQPDNGEQALEIVDMLVRSGAVDLIVVDSVAALTPKAEIEGEMGDSHMGLQARLMSQALRKITGNAKRSNCMVIFINQIRMKIGVMFGSPETTTGGNALKFYASVRLDIRRIGSVKDKEEIIGSETRVKVIKNKMAPPFRQTEFDIMYGEGINRLGEIVDIGASLDIVGKSGAWYSYEGSKIGQGKANACQFLAENPAIAQEIEAKIRELKLANVVPVAPSDDDGEVPEYVEGMDN, from the coding sequence ATTGAAGGCAATAAAGAAAAAGCGTTGCAAATGGCATTGGCTCAGATTGAAAAGGCGTTCGGCAAAAACACCATTATGAATCTGGGCGATGAGTCTATCAAGGTAGATGTAGAGACGATTTCCACAGGCTCGCTCGGGCTGGACATTGCTCTGGGGATTGGCGGTTTACCAAAGGGGCGTATCATTGAGATTTTCGGGCCTGAAAGCTCGGGCAAAACCACGCTCACCCTACAAGCGATTGCCGAATGCCAAAAGCAAGGCGGAAAATGTGCGTTCATTGACGCAGAACACGCCCTAGACCCCATTTATGCCAAAAAATTGGGCGTAAATTTGAACGAACTTATGGTATCCCAACCCGACAACGGCGAGCAAGCCCTTGAAATCGTGGATATGCTGGTGCGTTCTGGGGCGGTGGATTTGATTGTGGTGGACTCTGTTGCCGCCTTGACCCCAAAAGCCGAGATTGAAGGCGAAATGGGCGACAGCCACATGGGTCTGCAAGCACGTCTAATGAGCCAAGCCTTGCGTAAAATCACAGGTAACGCCAAACGCTCTAACTGTATGGTGATTTTTATCAACCAAATCCGCATGAAAATCGGCGTCATGTTCGGCTCGCCTGAGACGACAACAGGCGGTAACGCCTTGAAGTTCTATGCGTCTGTCCGCCTAGACATTCGCCGTATCGGTTCGGTCAAGGACAAAGAAGAAATCATCGGCTCTGAAACCCGTGTCAAGGTCATCAAAAACAAAATGGCTCCCCCGTTCCGCCAAACCGAATTTGACATTATGTATGGCGAAGGTATTAACCGCTTGGGCGAGATTGTAGATATCGGGGCAAGCCTTGACATTGTGGGCAAGTCAGGGGCGTGGTACAGCTATGAAGGCTCAAAAATCGGTCAAGGCAAAGCCAATGCCTGTCAATTTTTGGCGGAAAATCCTGCAATCGCCCAAGAGATTGAAGCCAAAATCCGTGAGCTAAAACTTGCCAATGTCGTGCCAGTCGCCCCCAGCGATGATGACGGCGAAGTGCCTGAATATGTAGAAGGCATGGACAACTAA